CTTCCACTTACCGGAAATGAACGGTATTAAACTGTATTGGCGGATTAAAAAAGATACACCATGGCCCTTGTATTTGTCGTAAATGGGAAGCATTGCTTTTTGAGCTGGTCGAATACCGGCAGGGATTTGAAAATTATTTCAAAAAACCAGTGGATATCAAGACGCTTGCGAAATTTGCAAATGGTGCTTCTCAGAAGATTGAACGCTTAAAAAAATGGTTTAGAAAACAACTACGTATAAGTTAAGATGTGAAAAATAATATGACCAGTATTAAAAAACTGCTTTTACAGAATATGCTTTTTATAACCTTTATTTCCTTTACCTTTCTCTATTTTTTCTGGGTTGTGAATGAATATGCCAAATTTAATGAAGAATCAGAATCAGTTAAAGAAAACTTTGTTACCTCAGAGAAAGAAAGGCTGAAAACACAGGTTCAAGCCGTACTGGAATATGTTCAGTATATGAGAAACCAGACGGGAAAAAGGCTTCGGGACTCGATTAAAGGGCGTGTGAATGAAGCCTGCGCCATTGCCTTGAACATCTATAATGAAAATAAAGATTCGAAATCCCATGATGAAATAAAAAAAATGATCAAGGATGCCCTAAGGCCTATACGTTTTAAACAGAACCGGGGGTATTATTTTGCCTTTAACATGGAAGGGATAGAAGAGCTTTTTGCCGATAGGCCTGAAATGGAAGGCAAAAACATGATAGCGGTTCAGGGTGCCAAAGGCGAATACGTTGTGCCGGATATGATCGAAATAATAAAGGCACACGAAGAAGGATTTTATTCTTATACCTGGTCAAAGCCGGGAGACTTGGATACAAAATATTTGAAAATCGCCTATGTGAAATATTTTGCACCCTATGGATGGGGAATCGGAACCGGTGAATATATAGAAGATGTCAAAAAAGAAATTCAGGAGGAAGTCCTGGAAAGAATTTCAAAGCTCCGATTCGAAAAAGAAGGCTATTTTTTCGGGAGCATTTACGGGGGGAAGCCTTTATTTACAAAAGGGGAAATTACAAGGGGAGCAGAAAGCATCTGGGAATTGACCGATCCCAATGGGGTTAAAATCATACAGGAACAGAACAGCGCTGCAAAAGAGCCAGGGGGAGGATTTGTTTCCTATTTCTGGCAGAAATTGGATCCAGAGAAACTTTCCCCCAAGCTGTCCTATGTTGTCGGTATCCCGGAATGGGAATGGCTCATTGGTGCCGGGGTATATCTGGATACGATGGATGAAATTATCCTGTTAAAGAAAAAAGCTTTGTATCATGATTTTTTAAAACAAGCTGTTTTATATTTTGCTGTTATGATTTTCCTGTTCTTTCTGATTCTTTTGTGGACCCGATACCAGGCCCATAAGATTCAATCAGGGATCAGGTTCTTTTCAAACTTTTTTAAAACAGCATCTTCACAGGCAACGGCCATTGATCCTGCTGGACTACAGTTTGAGGAGTTTAAGAGTATTGCTGTATCGGCCAATCAGATGATCGAAACGAGGACGAAAGCCATTCAGGATCTCCAGGAGAGTGAGGAAAAATTTCGGATGACATTTCTTTCAAGCCCGGATTCCATCAATCTCAACAGAGTTGAGGATGGAATGTATCTTGAAATAAACAAAGGTTTTACAAAGATTATGGGATACTCTAGTGAAGAAGCTATTGGAAAATATTCGCGCGATCTCAATATCTGGAATGATCCAAAAGACAGAGACCGACTGGTTTCATGGCTGAAAAAAGATGGATTCGTTGAAAACCTGGAAGCAGAATTCACAGGAAAAGACGGGCAAATAAAAGTTGGCCTTATATCTGCACGGATATTGAAAATCGGAAATGAAAATGTCATTCTTTCCATTACCCGGGATATCACCGAGCGTAAGCAGATGGAGGCAGATCGCGAGCGGCACCTTGCCGCCATTGAACAAATAGCAGAAGGTGTTGTCATCACAGATACGGTTGGCAATATAGAATATATCAATCCCGCTTTTAAGAAAATCACAGGGTATCAAAAGCAAGAGTTAATCGGAAAAAATTCGAGAATCCTGAAAAGTGGTGAGCATGATGAGTCGTTTTACCGGCAATTGTGGGAGACGATTTTAACAGGGAACACCTGGAATGGCAGACTGACCAACAAAAAAAAGAATGGCAGTTTTTATATTGAAAAAAACACTATTTCACCAGTGCTTGATAAATCAGGAAAAATAATCAATTTCGTGGCAGTTAAGCGTGATATTACCGATAAAATACGGATGGAGAAAGTGGTTCAGCAATCTCAGAAAATGGAATCCATCGGTACCCTTGCAGGCGGCATTGCCCATGATTTTAACAATATTCTTTTTCCCATTGTCGGTCATTCGGAAATGCTCTTAGAGGATGTCTCTGATGATAATCCATATAGAGAAAGCATCAATGAAATTTATACGGGATCACTGAGAGCCAGAGATCTGGTGCACCAGATTCTTGCCTTTTCACGCCAGGAAAGCAGCGAACTAAAACTGATGAAGATGCAGCCGATTATCAAAGAAGCCTTAAAATTGATCAGATCCACAATCCCCACAACCATTTCCATCAGTCAGAATCTCCAACCCAACTGTGGTACTGTAAAAGCAGATCCCACACAAATTCATCAAATCGTCATGAACCTTGCGATCAATGCCTATCATGCCATGGAAGAAAGAGGAGGAGAATTAAAAGTAAGCCTTAAAAAAGTCGAATTGAGGCAGTATGACTTTATAAACCCGGATATGACAAATGATTCATACGTTTGCCTGACGATAGAAGATACTGGCACGGGTATGGATAAGAAAACAATTGATAAAATCTTTGACCCGTTTTTTACCACAAAAGAAAAAGGTAAAGGAACTGGAATGGGATTATCAGTGGTCCACGGTATTGTTAAAAGCATGAATGGAGAGGTCCAGGTTTACAGCGAACCGGGCAAAGGGACACAATTCCATATTTATCTGCCTGTCGTCAAGAGTGCCAATGAAAAGCAAGAAACCCAGACAAATGAGCCCATACAAGGCGGGACGGAAGGTATTCTGCTGGTGGATGATGAAGAAGGTATCATTACAATGGAAAAGCTGGCCCTGGAGCGTTTAGGATACCGGGTTACTTCCCGCACGAGCAGTATAGAAGCGCTTGAAGCATTCAGGGTCAATCCGGATAAATTTGATTTGGTTATTACAGATATGGCGATGCCAAAAATGCCTGGGGACAAGCTTGCAGTTGAATTGATAAAAATACGTCCTGACATCCCGATATTGCTTTGTACTGGGTTCAGTGAATCCATGTCTGAAGAAAAAATTAAATCTCTTGGGGTTAGGGGACTTTTATTGAAACCAATCATTATTAAGGATCTTGCCAAAAAGATTAGGGAAATTTTGGATGGGAACGAAAATGTCTGATAAACTATTACAAAGGATAAAAGAACTGGAAAGTGAGCTGCAAAGGCATCAATTGAGTGAAAGGCAGCTTGAAGACAGCAATGATAGGCTGGAATCTTTGTTATACAAACTTCCACTGGGTATCGTTATCATTGATTTTGAAACCCAAAAAATTCTTGATGTAAATCCCCTTGCCCTGAGTACATTTGGTTGCTCTTTGGAAGAACTGGTTGGTAAAAAATGCACAGACTATATTTGCCCAGCTGACAAAGGGCGTTGTCCCATTATAGACCAGGGATTATCGCTGGATCGATCTGAACGGGAGGTCATCACCTTCACTGGAGAAAGGATACCGGTTTTAAAAACAGTGATTAAAGATGAGATAGAGGGAAAGGTGGTTCTTATAGAATGCTTTACAGATATCACCGATAAAAAGCGGGCGGATGAAGAACATGTTAAAAGGGAGAAGTTCCAGACAGTAGTGGAAATGGCTGGTGCGGTATGCCATGAATTTAACCAGCCGATCCAGGTCATCAACGGGTATTGTGGCTTATTGATAGACGATATGGAGATAAATGTTGAGAGTAAAGATCAAATCGAAGAAATTCTCAAAGCCGTATCTAAAATGGGTTTACTGACAAGGGATTTAATGAACATTACAGGGTATGAGACAAAACCCTACTTAAATTCTAAAATTGTTGATATCAAACGATCGTCTGCTAAACTTAACGAGGTTG
The nucleotide sequence above comes from Desulforapulum autotrophicum HRM2. Encoded proteins:
- a CDS encoding cache domain-containing protein; this translates as MLFITFISFTFLYFFWVVNEYAKFNEESESVKENFVTSEKERLKTQVQAVLEYVQYMRNQTGKRLRDSIKGRVNEACAIALNIYNENKDSKSHDEIKKMIKDALRPIRFKQNRGYYFAFNMEGIEELFADRPEMEGKNMIAVQGAKGEYVVPDMIEIIKAHEEGFYSYTWSKPGDLDTKYLKIAYVKYFAPYGWGIGTGEYIEDVKKEIQEEVLERISKLRFEKEGYFFGSIYGGKPLFTKGEITRGAESIWELTDPNGVKIIQEQNSAAKEPGGGFVSYFWQKLDPEKLSPKLSYVVGIPEWEWLIGAGVYLDTMDEIILLKKKALYHDFLKQAVLYFAVMIFLFFLILLWTRYQAHKIQSGIRFFSNFFKTASSQATAIDPAGLQFEEFKSIAVSANQMIETRTKAIQDLQESEEKFRMTFLSSPDSINLNRVEDGMYLEINKGFTKIMGYSSEEAIGKYSRDLNIWNDPKDRDRLVSWLKKDGFVENLEAEFTGKDGQIKVGLISARILKIGNENVILSITRDITERKQMEADRERHLAAIEQIAEGVVITDTVGNIEYINPAFKKITGYQKQELIGKNSRILKSGEHDESFYRQLWETILTGNTWNGRLTNKKKNGSFYIEKNTISPVLDKSGKIINFVAVKRDITDKIRMEKVVQQSQKMESIGTLAGGIAHDFNNILFPIVGHSEMLLEDVSDDNPYRESINEIYTGSLRARDLVHQILAFSRQESSELKLMKMQPIIKEALKLIRSTIPTTISISQNLQPNCGTVKADPTQIHQIVMNLAINAYHAMEERGGELKVSLKKVELRQYDFINPDMTNDSYVCLTIEDTGTGMDKKTIDKIFDPFFTTKEKGKGTGMGLSVVHGIVKSMNGEVQVYSEPGKGTQFHIYLPVVKSANEKQETQTNEPIQGGTEGILLVDDEEGIITMEKLALERLGYRVTSRTSSIEALEAFRVNPDKFDLVITDMAMPKMPGDKLAVELIKIRPDIPILLCTGFSESMSEEKIKSLGVRGLLLKPIIIKDLAKKIREILDGNENV
- a CDS encoding PAS domain S-box protein is translated as MSDKLLQRIKELESELQRHQLSERQLEDSNDRLESLLYKLPLGIVIIDFETQKILDVNPLALSTFGCSLEELVGKKCTDYICPADKGRCPIIDQGLSLDRSEREVITFTGERIPVLKTVIKDEIEGKVVLIECFTDITDKKRADEEHVKREKFQTVVEMAGAVCHEFNQPIQVINGYCGLLIDDMEINVESKDQIEEILKAVSKMGLLTRDLMNITGYETKPYLNSKIVDIKRSSAKLNEVEKKFVDR